The Geobacillus stearothermophilus ATCC 12980 genome contains a region encoding:
- a CDS encoding glutathione peroxidase — translation MSVYEFSVKTIRGEEQPLSVYRGNVLLIVNTASRCGFTPQYKELQELYGEYRDRGFVVLGFPCNQFGGQEPGTEEEIEQFCQLNYGVTFPLFAKVDVNGDHAHPLFQYLKEEAPGALGTKAIKWNFTKFLVDRNGKVVARFAPQTKPSELRKEIEKLL, via the coding sequence ATGAGTGTGTATGAATTCAGCGTCAAAACGATTCGCGGAGAGGAACAACCGCTTTCCGTCTATCGAGGCAACGTGCTGTTGATTGTCAACACGGCGAGCCGTTGCGGCTTCACCCCGCAGTATAAAGAACTGCAGGAGCTGTATGGCGAATATCGCGATCGCGGGTTTGTTGTGCTCGGCTTTCCGTGCAACCAGTTCGGCGGCCAAGAGCCGGGGACGGAAGAGGAAATTGAACAATTTTGCCAGTTGAATTACGGTGTGACGTTCCCACTGTTTGCGAAAGTGGATGTGAATGGCGATCACGCCCATCCGCTGTTTCAATATTTGAAAGAAGAGGCGCCGGGGGCATTGGGAACAAAGGCGATCAAATGGAATTTCACGAAGTTTTTGGTCGACCGCAACGGCAAGGTTGTAGCTCGTTTCGCACCGCAAACAAAGCCAAGCGAGCTGAGAAAGGAAATTGAAAAGCTGCTGTAA
- the cobM gene encoding precorrin-4 C(11)-methyltransferase gives MKLYIIGAGPGAPDLITVRGAELLAAADAIFYTDSLVSEELIERYRKPEAEVFHTAGMHLEQMVAMMADKVRQGRLVVRVHTGDPSIYGAMLEQIALLKGEGIEVEIVPGVSSAFAAAASVQAELTVPELTQTVIFTRAEGRTPVPPREKLQELAQHHCTLVLFLSATLAKKVSAALLDADWSGDTPVAVVYKATWPDEVVIRSTVATLAEDMRRYGVTKHAIILAGWALDPHIHGQGYRSKLYDRTFTHGYRKGEA, from the coding sequence GTGAAGCTGTATATCATCGGAGCGGGGCCGGGAGCGCCGGATTTGATCACCGTTCGAGGAGCGGAGCTGTTGGCCGCGGCGGACGCCATTTTTTACACCGACTCGTTAGTGAGCGAAGAACTGATTGAGCGTTACCGGAAGCCGGAGGCAGAGGTGTTTCATACAGCCGGCATGCATTTGGAACAAATGGTGGCGATGATGGCCGACAAGGTGAGGCAAGGCCGGCTCGTCGTCCGCGTGCATACGGGTGATCCATCGATTTACGGGGCGATGCTCGAGCAAATCGCCTTATTGAAAGGAGAAGGAATTGAAGTCGAAATCGTCCCCGGTGTCAGTTCGGCGTTTGCGGCCGCGGCCTCGGTGCAGGCCGAGCTCACCGTCCCCGAATTGACGCAGACGGTCATTTTCACCCGCGCCGAGGGGCGGACGCCGGTGCCACCGCGTGAGAAATTGCAGGAGCTGGCCCAGCATCATTGCACCCTTGTCCTTTTTTTAAGCGCGACGCTTGCCAAAAAAGTAAGCGCGGCGCTCCTTGACGCGGACTGGAGCGGTGATACGCCGGTGGCGGTCGTCTATAAGGCGACATGGCCGGATGAAGTGGTGATTCGCTCCACGGTGGCGACATTGGCTGAGGATATGCGGCGCTATGGCGTGACGAAGCACGCCATCATCTTAGCCGGCTGGGCGCTCGATCCGCATATTCATGGACAAGGCTATCGGTCGAAGCTGTATGACCGGACGTTTACGCACGGATATCGAAAGGGGGAGGCGTAA
- a CDS encoding cobyrinate a,c-diamide synthase has product MRRLVIAAPGSGAGKTTVTLGLMAAMRQQGYTVQGFKCGPDYIDPTYHTAVTGRPARNLDSWMMGSEAVKTVLANGCQGADIAIIEGVMGLFDGKQPLSDEGATAEIAVLTESPVLLVVDCSGMARSAAAIVHGFQTFRPDVRLAGVFANRVGSEGHFRLVKAAIEQTCGVPVVGFLTQDEALALPERHLGLVPSVERGELDSFFANLGRKVARTIDWETLLSIAEAPALCSPAPLIRPSRPYRVRVAVAKDAAFHFYYPENLEMLSACGAELVYFSPLAGEPLPDGVNGLYIGGGFPEEFAAELARQAAVKQSIRAAIEHGLPTLAECGGFMFLTEQLVATDGSAYEMAGVIPGKVVMKTKLAALGYREVRGRNGNFLLPEGETARGHEFHYSVYEPRGETPFAYETSGRKGTKPDGYLTHRLVAGYVHFHFASAPAMVERWLAECEKVTING; this is encoded by the coding sequence ATGCGACGGCTTGTCATCGCTGCGCCAGGAAGCGGAGCCGGCAAAACGACTGTAACGCTCGGCTTGATGGCGGCCATGAGGCAGCAAGGATATACGGTGCAAGGGTTTAAATGCGGCCCGGACTACATTGATCCGACGTACCATACGGCTGTGACCGGCCGGCCGGCGCGCAACTTGGACAGTTGGATGATGGGAAGCGAAGCGGTCAAAACGGTGCTCGCCAACGGTTGTCAAGGGGCTGATATCGCCATCATCGAGGGGGTGATGGGGCTGTTTGACGGGAAACAGCCGCTTTCTGACGAGGGGGCGACGGCTGAAATCGCCGTATTGACCGAAAGCCCGGTGCTGCTTGTCGTCGATTGTTCCGGCATGGCCCGCAGCGCCGCCGCCATCGTCCATGGGTTTCAAACGTTTCGCCCCGATGTGCGCCTCGCCGGCGTATTTGCCAACCGCGTCGGCAGCGAAGGGCATTTTCGGCTCGTCAAAGCGGCCATCGAGCAAACGTGCGGGGTGCCGGTCGTCGGGTTTCTCACGCAAGACGAAGCGTTGGCGCTACCAGAGCGCCATTTAGGGCTCGTGCCGTCGGTGGAGCGCGGCGAACTGGATTCGTTTTTTGCCAATCTGGGGAGAAAGGTGGCGCGCACGATCGATTGGGAGACGCTCCTTTCGATTGCAGAAGCGCCAGCCCTTTGTTCTCCGGCGCCGCTCATTCGCCCTTCGCGGCCGTATCGCGTGCGCGTGGCGGTTGCCAAAGATGCTGCCTTTCATTTTTACTATCCGGAGAATCTGGAGATGCTTTCTGCCTGTGGCGCGGAGCTTGTCTACTTTTCTCCGCTCGCCGGCGAGCCGCTTCCGGATGGGGTGAACGGATTGTATATCGGCGGCGGGTTTCCGGAAGAGTTTGCCGCCGAGCTCGCCAGGCAAGCCGCTGTCAAACAGTCGATCCGCGCCGCCATCGAACACGGGTTGCCGACGTTGGCCGAGTGCGGCGGGTTTATGTTTCTCACCGAACAGCTTGTTGCGACGGACGGTTCGGCCTATGAGATGGCGGGCGTCATCCCGGGGAAGGTCGTGATGAAGACGAAGCTCGCGGCGCTTGGCTACCGCGAAGTGCGCGGTCGAAATGGAAATTTTCTATTGCCGGAAGGAGAAACAGCGCGCGGCCATGAGTTTCACTACTCCGTTTATGAGCCGCGCGGTGAGACGCCGTTTGCCTACGAAACGAGCGGCCGGAAAGGAACGAAGCCTGACGGTTATTTGACGCACCGGCTTGTCGCTGGCTATGTCCATTTTCATTTCGCGTCCGCCCCGGCGATGGTTGAGCGGTGGCTCGCCGAATGCGAGAAGGTGACCATCAATGGCTAA
- the cobO gene encoding cob(I)yrinic acid a,c-diamide adenosyltransferase, with protein sequence MPTPRRSGRVIVYTGDGKGKTTAALGLALRAVGRGMNVAVLQFLKSPERTYGEQLALERLGVDVRQLGAGFTWTKTPDIHREALKRAWAVAKEYVYSGRYDMIVLDELNNVLAIDRFPVEDIVSVSEVLELIRTRPPSLHLVITGRAARPELMAAADIVTEMKLVKHDYEQGRTAMKGIEF encoded by the coding sequence ATGCCGACGCCTCGTCGTAGCGGGCGTGTCATCGTTTATACGGGCGACGGAAAAGGAAAAACGACGGCCGCATTGGGGCTTGCCCTGCGTGCCGTCGGTCGGGGAATGAACGTCGCGGTTTTGCAGTTTTTGAAATCGCCGGAACGAACATACGGCGAGCAGTTGGCCCTAGAGCGCCTTGGCGTCGACGTCCGTCAGCTCGGCGCCGGCTTCACATGGACGAAAACGCCGGACATCCACCGGGAAGCATTGAAGCGTGCCTGGGCGGTGGCCAAAGAATATGTGTATTCCGGACGGTATGATATGATTGTGCTCGATGAACTGAACAATGTGTTGGCCATTGACCGCTTTCCCGTTGAAGATATCGTATCAGTCAGCGAGGTGCTCGAGCTGATCCGCACGCGCCCGCCGTCGCTCCATCTTGTCATCACGGGGCGCGCGGCGCGCCCGGAGTTGATGGCGGCTGCCGATATCGTTACGGAAATGAAGTTGGTCAAGCATGACTATGAACAAGGAAGGACCGCGATGAAAGGGATTGAATTTTAG
- the cobA gene encoding uroporphyrinogen-III C-methyltransferase, producing MTIGKVYLVGAGPGDEKLITVYGRECLERADVIIYDRLINRKLLRYAKPGAEVLYCGKEPGKHDTVQEQIHELLVWHAQQGKTVVRLKGGDPCIFGRVGEEAEVLVKAGIPFEIVPGVTSGIAVPAYAGIPVTHRDYAASVAIVSGHRSERIDWEALTRGCDTIIVYMGAANLSDICGRLMAAGKPSDAPAAVIEWGTTERQRTVAATLSTLSDEVEQAGISHPAIIIIGDVVRLRETLQWFPERQGGVVDADASS from the coding sequence ATGACCATCGGCAAAGTGTATTTAGTCGGCGCCGGGCCGGGCGATGAAAAGCTCATCACGGTTTACGGCCGCGAATGCCTAGAGCGGGCGGATGTCATTATTTACGACCGGCTCATCAACCGGAAGCTGCTGCGCTACGCAAAGCCGGGCGCTGAGGTTCTTTACTGCGGCAAAGAGCCGGGAAAACATGACACCGTTCAAGAACAAATTCACGAGCTGCTCGTTTGGCATGCGCAACAAGGCAAAACGGTCGTCCGCTTAAAAGGCGGCGATCCATGCATTTTTGGCCGCGTTGGTGAAGAGGCGGAAGTGTTGGTGAAAGCCGGAATTCCGTTTGAAATCGTTCCAGGGGTGACATCCGGCATCGCTGTTCCGGCGTACGCCGGCATTCCGGTCACCCACCGTGATTACGCCGCCTCGGTGGCGATCGTCAGCGGGCATCGGAGTGAGCGGATCGATTGGGAGGCGCTGACTCGAGGATGCGATACGATCATTGTCTACATGGGAGCGGCCAACTTGTCGGATATTTGCGGCCGGCTGATGGCGGCCGGAAAGCCGTCGGATGCACCGGCGGCCGTCATTGAATGGGGGACGACTGAGCGGCAGCGCACCGTGGCGGCGACACTTTCGACGCTGTCAGACGAGGTGGAACAGGCGGGCATTTCCCATCCGGCCATCATCATCATCGGCGATGTCGTTCGTCTGCGTGAGACGCTCCAATGGTTTCCGGAGCGGCAAGGGGGCGTGGTCGATGCCGACGCCTCGTCGTAG
- a CDS encoding cobyric acid synthase, with product MAKALPIMFQGTHSDAGKSVIATAFCRMFAQDGWKTAPFKSQNMSLNSYVTPDGKEIGRAQGIQAEAAGVAARVEMNPILIKPSREHESQIVVLGKPYGNMQAFAYRNEFFDQGLAVIRQSLETLMNEYDRLVIEGAGSPAEVNLNDRELVNMRIARLANAPVVLIGDIERGGVFASLVGTLSLLEPEDRKRVIGVIINKFRGDVSLLKPGLDWFEQHTGVPVLGVVPYLPDLTIDAEDSLSLERFASSVGGEEAIDIAVIRCPKIANFTDIDPLLAEPDCRVRLVTHVGELGEPDVIVLPGSKNTIEDLIYMKKRGLASRIVSLVNEGKARVVGLCGGYQMLGAVIRDPYGVETPLLEVKGLGLLPIETTLERTKITIRTEGMLTWAGERFSVQGYEIHMGRSAPLPGYAPLIEADGRHEGAKHSDERVLGTYMHDLFHNDAFRTAFFNNIRRQKGIAPSGVRLFRSLKEKAFDRLAAHVREHVDVGRIEQMMRQFQRL from the coding sequence ATGGCTAAGGCGCTGCCGATTATGTTTCAAGGCACCCATTCTGATGCCGGCAAAAGCGTCATCGCCACTGCGTTTTGCCGCATGTTCGCCCAAGACGGCTGGAAGACGGCGCCGTTCAAGTCGCAAAACATGTCGTTAAACTCCTACGTGACGCCGGACGGGAAAGAAATCGGCCGGGCGCAAGGCATTCAGGCGGAAGCGGCCGGAGTGGCGGCGCGCGTCGAGATGAATCCGATTTTGATTAAGCCAAGCCGCGAGCATGAATCGCAAATCGTCGTGCTTGGCAAACCGTACGGCAATATGCAGGCGTTCGCCTACCGGAACGAGTTTTTCGACCAAGGGCTGGCCGTCATCCGTCAGTCGCTTGAAACGCTGATGAACGAATACGACCGGCTTGTCATCGAAGGAGCGGGAAGCCCGGCGGAAGTGAATTTAAACGACCGTGAGCTCGTCAACATGCGCATCGCCCGCCTCGCCAACGCTCCGGTCGTGTTGATCGGCGATATTGAGCGGGGCGGGGTGTTCGCGAGCCTCGTCGGAACGCTGTCGCTGCTTGAGCCTGAGGACCGAAAGCGGGTCATCGGCGTCATCATTAACAAGTTTCGCGGCGATGTGTCACTGCTTAAACCGGGGCTTGATTGGTTTGAGCAGCACACCGGCGTGCCGGTGCTCGGCGTTGTCCCCTATTTGCCGGATTTGACGATCGATGCGGAAGATTCGCTGTCGCTTGAGCGGTTTGCTTCATCTGTCGGGGGAGAGGAAGCGATTGACATCGCCGTCATCCGCTGTCCGAAAATCGCCAATTTCACCGACATCGACCCGCTTTTGGCCGAACCGGACTGCCGCGTCCGGTTGGTGACGCACGTGGGTGAACTCGGCGAGCCGGATGTGATCGTGCTGCCGGGAAGCAAAAACACGATCGAAGACTTGATTTATATGAAGAAAAGAGGACTCGCTTCCCGCATTGTGTCGCTTGTCAATGAAGGAAAAGCGAGGGTCGTCGGCTTATGCGGCGGCTACCAAATGCTTGGCGCCGTCATCCGCGATCCGTATGGAGTCGAGACGCCGCTTTTGGAAGTCAAAGGGCTTGGGTTGCTGCCGATTGAAACGACGCTTGAGCGGACGAAAATCACGATCCGTACGGAAGGGATGCTTACGTGGGCGGGCGAGCGGTTTTCGGTGCAAGGATACGAGATTCATATGGGCCGCTCGGCGCCGCTTCCTGGCTATGCGCCGCTTATTGAGGCGGACGGCCGCCATGAAGGGGCGAAGCACAGTGATGAGCGGGTGCTGGGCACGTACATGCACGATTTGTTTCATAACGATGCGTTCCGCACCGCGTTTTTCAACAACATTCGCCGCCAAAAAGGAATCGCTCCTTCTGGCGTCCGACTCTTTCGCTCGCTCAAAGAAAAGGCGTTCGACCGGCTTGCCGCTCATGTCCGCGAGCATGTCGACGTCGGACGGATCGAACAGATGATGCGTCAATTTCAGCGGCTGTGA
- a CDS encoding cobalt-precorrin 5A hydrolase produces MGAVAINNERNGVYAVVAITKHGVEIARRLGGALVGADVYYTEKFARGDEAEHGIRLFSGNVKTLLPELFARYDGLICIISLGAAVRMIAPLLKDKKTDPAVVVIDDKGEHVISVLSGHLGGANELTRRVAAILGARPVITTASDVQQTIAVDLFGREFGWEWESDDNLTPVSAAVVNEEPVAIVQESGEPNWWPAGRPLPKNIIVYGSIAEALSARPTAALVVTHRLLAPKEEAILQNGVLYRPKVIALGIGCNRGTSADEIEAVIRETLNELRFSLKSVKAVCTIDLKKDEQGLLEVVNKYRWKLVAYTPEELNTVPIEAPSETVFRYTGAHGVSEPAAKLYSGADRMALVKKKSGNVTISVALIDHRRRKESEPCDGLSSLRQEAEPAKRL; encoded by the coding sequence GTGGGGGCTGTTGCCATAAACAACGAAAGGAACGGCGTCTATGCGGTCGTGGCCATTACGAAACACGGGGTCGAGATCGCCCGCCGGCTCGGCGGCGCTCTAGTTGGAGCGGACGTGTATTATACGGAGAAATTCGCCCGCGGCGATGAAGCCGAGCACGGGATCCGCTTGTTTTCCGGCAACGTGAAGACGTTGCTGCCGGAGCTGTTCGCCCGCTACGACGGGCTCATTTGCATCATTTCGCTCGGCGCGGCCGTCCGGATGATCGCTCCATTGCTGAAAGATAAAAAGACCGATCCGGCGGTTGTCGTCATTGATGATAAAGGAGAACATGTCATCAGCGTATTATCCGGCCATTTAGGAGGCGCCAACGAACTGACGCGGCGTGTGGCCGCCATATTGGGCGCCCGCCCGGTCATTACGACCGCTTCCGATGTGCAGCAGACGATCGCTGTTGATCTATTCGGCCGCGAATTCGGCTGGGAATGGGAGTCGGATGACAACTTGACGCCGGTGAGCGCGGCTGTTGTCAATGAAGAACCGGTCGCCATTGTGCAAGAGTCAGGAGAACCAAATTGGTGGCCGGCGGGCCGCCCGCTGCCAAAAAACATCATCGTGTACGGCTCGATCGCGGAGGCGCTGTCCGCTCGCCCGACGGCGGCGCTTGTGGTCACTCACCGGCTGCTTGCGCCGAAAGAAGAAGCGATTTTGCAAAACGGCGTCTTGTATCGCCCGAAAGTGATCGCCCTTGGCATCGGCTGCAACCGCGGCACATCGGCTGACGAAATCGAAGCGGTCATCCGCGAGACGCTCAATGAGCTGCGTTTTTCGCTCAAAAGCGTCAAAGCGGTGTGCACCATTGACTTGAAAAAGGATGAACAAGGCCTTTTGGAGGTAGTCAACAAATATCGATGGAAATTGGTTGCATATACGCCAGAAGAGCTGAACACGGTGCCGATCGAAGCGCCGTCGGAGACCGTGTTTCGCTACACCGGCGCCCACGGGGTGAGCGAGCCGGCGGCGAAATTGTACAGCGGGGCCGATCGAATGGCGCTCGTGAAAAAGAAATCGGGCAACGTGACGATTTCGGTGGCACTGATCGATCACAGACGCAGAAAGGAGAGCGAGCCATGCGACGGCTTGTCATCGCTGCGCCAGGAAGCGGAGCCGGCAAAACGACTGTAA
- a CDS encoding YjcZ family sporulation protein produces the protein MGAWHGNSFALIVVLFILLIIVGCACLGGYAY, from the coding sequence ATGGGCGCTTGGCATGGAAACAGCTTTGCGTTGATTGTCGTTCTGTTTATTTTGTTGATTATTGTTGGATGTGCCTGCTTGGGCGGATATGCCTACTAA
- the metA gene encoding homoserine O-acetyltransferase MetA has protein sequence MPINIPKDLPAKEILEQENIFVMDEERAYSQDIRPLNIVILNLMPEKEKAETQLLRLLGNSPLQVNVTFLRPATHEPKTTSKHHLEQFYTIFPHIRHRKFDGMIITGAPVEQMPFEEVNYWGELTEIMEWTKTNVTSTLHICWGAQAGLYYHYGIPKYPLPEKCFGVFNHTVEVKNVKLLRGFDDVFRMPHSRHTDVKREDIEKVPDLTILSMSDKAGVCLVASNDGRRIFLTGHPEYDATTLKEEYERDLAKGLPIRIPESYFPNDDPSQPPLNTWRSHANLLFVNWLNYYVYQETPYEWE, from the coding sequence TTGCCAATCAACATTCCAAAAGACTTGCCGGCGAAAGAAATACTCGAACAAGAAAACATTTTCGTGATGGACGAAGAACGGGCGTATTCGCAAGACATCCGTCCGCTCAACATCGTCATCTTAAACTTGATGCCCGAAAAAGAAAAAGCAGAGACACAGTTGCTGCGGCTGCTCGGCAACTCGCCGCTGCAAGTGAACGTCACCTTTTTGCGCCCGGCGACCCATGAGCCGAAAACGACAAGCAAACATCATTTAGAACAATTTTACACGATTTTCCCGCACATTCGCCATCGCAAGTTCGACGGGATGATCATCACCGGAGCGCCGGTCGAGCAAATGCCGTTTGAAGAGGTCAACTATTGGGGAGAATTGACGGAAATTATGGAATGGACGAAAACGAACGTCACGTCAACGTTGCACATTTGTTGGGGGGCACAAGCTGGTTTATACTATCACTACGGCATTCCGAAATACCCATTGCCGGAAAAATGCTTCGGTGTGTTCAACCATACAGTGGAAGTGAAAAACGTAAAACTATTGCGCGGTTTTGACGATGTGTTCCGCATGCCGCACTCCCGCCATACAGACGTCAAGCGCGAAGACATCGAAAAAGTGCCGGATCTCACCATTTTGTCCATGTCTGACAAAGCCGGCGTTTGCCTCGTCGCATCGAACGACGGGCGCCGCATTTTCTTAACGGGCCATCCAGAATATGATGCGACAACGCTCAAAGAAGAATATGAACGCGACTTGGCGAAAGGGCTGCCGATTCGCATCCCGGAATCATACTTTCCCAATGATGACCCAAGCCAGCCGCCGCTGAACACATGGCGCTCGCATGCCAATTTACTGTTTGTCAACTGGCTGAACTATTACGTGTATCAAGAAACGCCTTATGAATGGGAATGA
- the cobI gene encoding precorrin-2 C(20)-methyltransferase: MTGTLYGIGVGPGDPELMTVKAYRRLKEADVIAYPKKGRQSKSYAEQIIDAYLAPEEKRRLGLHFPMTKDVAVLEPKWNEAADAIWAELSAGRDVAFVTEGDPLLYSTFIHLMHVMERRYPDAPIEVVPGVSSANAAAARLRLPLADGDETVAIVPARDDVEAMKAVLLEHDCVVFFKVAKVIDLLVRLLRELDLLHRAAVVTKVTSGEEVVWKVEELDGAELEYLTLMVVRK, encoded by the coding sequence ATGACCGGCACGTTGTACGGCATCGGTGTTGGCCCGGGCGATCCAGAGCTCATGACGGTGAAAGCATACCGCCGCCTAAAAGAAGCGGATGTCATCGCTTATCCAAAAAAAGGGCGGCAAAGCAAAAGCTATGCCGAACAAATTATCGACGCGTATTTGGCGCCGGAGGAAAAACGCCGGCTTGGGCTTCATTTTCCGATGACAAAAGACGTGGCCGTGCTTGAACCAAAATGGAACGAAGCAGCCGACGCCATTTGGGCGGAACTGTCGGCTGGGCGCGATGTGGCGTTTGTCACCGAAGGCGATCCGCTGTTGTACAGCACGTTCATCCATTTGATGCATGTGATGGAGCGACGCTATCCAGACGCGCCGATCGAAGTCGTCCCCGGCGTCAGCTCGGCGAACGCCGCCGCCGCCCGGCTTCGCCTGCCGCTTGCGGACGGCGATGAAACCGTGGCGATCGTGCCCGCCCGCGACGATGTTGAGGCGATGAAAGCAGTGCTTCTTGAGCACGATTGCGTTGTCTTTTTTAAAGTGGCGAAAGTGATCGATTTGCTGGTTCGTCTGTTGCGGGAACTCGATTTGCTTCATCGCGCCGCTGTTGTGACGAAAGTGACGTCCGGCGAGGAAGTCGTGTGGAAGGTCGAGGAGCTCGACGGAGCGGAACTCGAATATTTGACATTGATGGTGGTGAGAAAGTGA
- the cobT gene encoding nicotinate-nucleotide--dimethylbenzimidazole phosphoribosyltransferase translates to MNASIPPIRREMVEQARDYINQLTKPPGSLGRLEEVAAALAGMTGELLPRVTPPGVLVFAADHGVTEEGVSAYPAEVTAQMVYNFANGGAAINAFSRQIGALLQVIDVGVAVPIADERVIQKKVRPGTNNFAKTEAMTPSEAEQALHVGYEQAASIIEQGARTLIVGEMGIGNTTAASALLATLSEEPLERIVGKGSGIKEEMLAHKRDVIRRALLLHRPDPAKPVEWLSKIGGLEIAAMAGAMLAAAERRIPILLDGFICTVAALVARQFAVNVTDYMIAGHRSEEPGHSIALRLLGKEPLLDLGLRLGEGSGAAVAFPLLISAMAMVNEMATFASAGVSTADAKGKNGK, encoded by the coding sequence ATGAATGCTTCCATCCCACCGATCCGCCGTGAAATGGTGGAACAAGCACGTGATTACATCAATCAGCTGACGAAACCGCCCGGCAGCCTCGGCCGTCTGGAAGAAGTGGCGGCCGCGCTTGCCGGTATGACTGGAGAGCTGCTCCCACGCGTCACTCCGCCCGGAGTGCTCGTGTTTGCGGCCGATCATGGCGTCACGGAAGAAGGGGTGTCTGCCTATCCGGCCGAAGTGACGGCGCAAATGGTGTACAACTTTGCCAACGGCGGAGCGGCAATCAACGCCTTCAGCCGGCAAATCGGCGCGTTGCTTCAGGTGATTGATGTCGGTGTCGCCGTGCCGATTGCTGATGAGCGCGTCATTCAGAAAAAGGTGCGCCCGGGAACGAACAATTTCGCCAAAACGGAAGCGATGACGCCGTCCGAGGCCGAACAGGCGCTTCATGTCGGTTACGAGCAGGCGGCATCCATCATTGAACAAGGCGCCCGCACGCTTATTGTCGGCGAAATGGGCATCGGCAATACAACCGCTGCGAGCGCTTTATTGGCCACGCTCTCCGAGGAGCCGCTTGAGCGCATCGTTGGCAAAGGAAGCGGCATTAAGGAGGAAATGCTTGCCCATAAACGGGACGTGATCCGACGGGCGCTCTTGCTTCATCGGCCGGATCCGGCGAAGCCAGTTGAATGGCTTTCGAAAATCGGCGGGTTGGAGATTGCGGCTATGGCCGGGGCGATGTTGGCAGCCGCTGAACGGCGCATTCCGATTTTGCTTGACGGCTTTATTTGCACGGTGGCTGCCCTTGTGGCCCGCCAGTTTGCCGTGAACGTCACAGACTATATGATTGCCGGCCATCGTTCCGAAGAGCCGGGGCACAGCATAGCCCTTCGTTTGCTTGGGAAAGAGCCGCTTTTGGATCTTGGCCTGCGCCTTGGTGAAGGAAGCGGCGCGGCGGTAGCGTTTCCGCTCTTGATTTCAGCAATGGCGATGGTGAACGAAATGGCGACGTTCGCTTCGGCAGGCGTTTCCACCGCTGATGCGAAAGGGAAGAACGGGAAATGA